A window from Longimicrobium sp. encodes these proteins:
- a CDS encoding SRPBCC domain-containing protein — MNAGIESRPGPVKNRTTVERTSDREVVVTRTINGPARIVFEAFTRAELLRRWWVPRSMGMTLLSCEVDARVGGKYRLEFDIGAAEPAAFFGTYVEVEPYSRLVWTNEEDGEGGSVTTVTFKETDGRTLVVLHESYPTKEALDAAGTGAADAMVETFEQLDELLVDLGESSGQ, encoded by the coding sequence ATGAACGCAGGAATCGAGAGCAGGCCCGGCCCCGTGAAGAACCGCACCACGGTGGAACGGACGTCGGACCGCGAGGTGGTGGTCACGCGGACCATCAACGGCCCGGCGCGCATCGTCTTCGAGGCATTTACCAGGGCCGAGCTGCTCAGGCGCTGGTGGGTGCCCAGGTCGATGGGAATGACCCTGCTGTCCTGCGAGGTGGATGCCCGTGTCGGCGGCAAATACCGATTGGAGTTCGACATCGGTGCCGCCGAGCCCGCCGCGTTCTTCGGCACGTATGTGGAAGTGGAGCCGTATTCGCGCCTCGTGTGGACCAATGAAGAAGACGGTGAGGGCGGGTCTGTCACCACGGTGACCTTCAAGGAAACGGATGGCAGAACGCTGGTGGTCCTGCACGAGAGCTATCCTACCAAGGAAGCGCTCGATGCTGCTGGTACCGGAGCAGCCGACGCAATGGTCGAGACGTTCGAGCAGCTGGACGAGCTTCTCGTCGACCTGGGTGAGAGCTCGGGACAGTAA